A DNA window from Bos javanicus breed banteng chromosome 10, ARS-OSU_banteng_1.0, whole genome shotgun sequence contains the following coding sequences:
- the MAPK1IP1L gene encoding MAPK-interacting and spindle-stabilizing protein-like, whose protein sequence is MSDEFSLADALPENSPAKTSAVSNTKPGQPPQGWPGSNPWNNPSAPPAVPSGLPPSATPSPVPFGPTPTGMYPSVPPTGPPPGPPAPFPPSGPSCPPPGGPYPGPGPTGPYPTPNMPFPELPRPYGAPTDPAAAGPLGPWGSMSSGPWAPGMGGQYPTPNMPYPSPGPYPAPPPPQAPGAAPPVPWGTVPPGAWGPPAPYPAPAGSYPTPGLYPTPNNPFQVPSGPSGAPPMPGGPHSYH, encoded by the exons ATGTCTGATGAATTTTCG TTGGCAGATGCGCTACCTGAAAACTCCCCTGCCAAAACCTCTGCTGTGAGCAATACAAAACCCGGCCAACCGCCTCAAGGCTGGCCAGGTTCCAACCCCTGGAATAACCCAAGTGCTCCACCTGCTGTGCCATCTGGACTCCCGCCAAGTGCAACACCCTCCCCCGTGCCTTTTGGACCAACGCCAACAGGGATGTACCCCTCCGTGCCTCCCACCGGACCGCCTCCAGGACCCCCGGCTCCCTTTCCTCCTTCTGGACCCTCATGCCCCCCACCTGGGGGTCCTTATCCAGGCCCTGGCCCCACTGGGCCATATCCTACACCAAATATGCCCTTTCCTGAGCTTCCAAGACCATATGGTGCACCCACAGATCCAGCTGCAGCTGGTCCTTTAGGTCCATGGGGATCCATGTCTTCGGGACCCTGGGCACCAGGAATGGGAGGGCAGTATCCCACCCCCAATATGCCATATCCATCTCCAGGGCCATACcccgctcctcctcctccccaggcacCAGGGGCGGCCCCACCTGTTCCTTGGGGCACCGTGCCACCAGGAGCCTGGGGACCACCAGCGCCATATCCTGCCCCTGCAGGATCATATCCCACACCAGGACTCTATCCCACTCCCAATAATCCTTTTCAAGTGCCTTCGGGACCTTCTGGTGCTCCACCGATGCCTGGTGGCCCCCAT TCTTACCATTAA